A region from the Salvia splendens isolate huo1 chromosome 15, SspV2, whole genome shotgun sequence genome encodes:
- the LOC121769509 gene encoding proline dehydrogenase 1, mitochondrial-like, protein MTGRNTLSRLPLRLESGARTNATAALAEKLAADPPPNADAGPADDEFDGRVNFTDTKKLFSSVPSAKLLRSMITLRLAATPPVADFGIWIMKSKLMEGPLCRKAILGVTERTFYRQFCAGKDLAAANATARELWQTGLTAMLDYGLEHAKDNESCDVSMEEFLRTIESAKSVDSPISFVVVKITAICKFRILKRVSDLLRWQHMDKSLNLPWKRKSLPLLVDSSPFYHTAVRPAPLTVEEERDLDVAFARMAKICRKSIEASLPILIDAEDTEIQPAIDYFTYSAAVEFTTGAEKPLIFNTIQAYLKDSKERLLLAKTAADKMRVPVGIKLVRGAYMESENKLANSLGVKSPIHNSIQNTHACYNECADFMLEQISRGSGSLVLATHNMESGKMAAKKAVDYRIEKESKRLHCAQLYGMADALSFGMKNAGFRVSKYLPYGPVDQIIPYLLRRAEENRGILSASSFDRSLMRNELIRRLKSPKEH, encoded by the exons ATGACCGGCAGAAATACCCTCTCTCGTCTCCCTCTCCGCCTCGAATCCGGCGCCAGAACCAATGCCACCGCCGCCCTTGCGGAGAAACTCGCGGCCGATCCACCGCCGAATGCCGACGCCGGCCCCGCCGATGACGAATTCGACGGCCGCGTCAACTTCACCGATACGAAGAAGCTGTTCTCGTCCGTCCCCTCCGCGAAGCTGCTCCGGTCGATGATCACGCTCCGCCTCGCCGCGACGCCGCCGGTGGCCGATTTTGGCATTTGGATCATGAAATCGAAGCTGATGGAGGGCCCGCTCTGTAGGAAGGCGATCCTCGGCGTCACCGAACGGACCTTCTACCGCCAATTTTGCGCCGGAAAGGATCTCGCGGCGGCGAACGCCACCGCGCGGGAGCTGTGGCAAACCGGTCTCACGGCGATGCTTGATTACGGATTGGAACACGCTAAGGATAACGAATCATGCGATGTTAGCATGGAGGAATTCCTCCGCACAATTGAATCCGCTAAATCCGTCGATTCTCCG ATAAGCTTCGTGGTGGTGAAGATCACGGCGATCTGCAAATTCCGCATACTAAAAAGAGTAAGCGATCTACTAAGATGGCAGCACATGGATAAATCACTGAATCTGCCGTGGAAGCGCAAATCGCTGCCTCTCCTCGTCGATTCCAGCCCGTTCTACCACACCGCGGTGAGGCCGGCGCCGCTAACCGTGGAGGAAGAGCGCGATCTCGACGTCGCCTTCGCGAGGATGGCGAAGATTTGCAGGAAAAGCATCGAGGCGAGCCTCCCGATCCTGATCGACGCAGAGGACACGGAGATCCAGCCGGCGATCGACTACTTCACGTACTCGGCAGCGGTGGAGTTCACCACCGGCGCGGAGAAGCCGCTGATATTCAACACAATCCAAGCCTACTTGAAGGATTCAAAGGAAAGGCTCCTCCTGGCGAAAACCGCCGCGGACAAAATGCGCGTGCCGGTGGGGATCAAGCTCGTGAGAGGCGCTTACATGGAATCCGAAAACAAACTAGCTAATTCTCTCGGAGTCAAATCCCCAATTCATAACTCCATCCAAAACACGCACGCGTGCTACAACGAGTGCGCAGATTTCATGCTGGAGCAGATCAGCCGCGGCTCGGGGTCGCTCGTCCTGGCCACGCACAACATGGAGTCAGGGAAAATGGCAGCTAAGAAAGCCGTGGATTATCGAATCGAAAAGGAGAGCAAACGCCTCCATTGCGCTCAGCTGTATGGAATGGCGGACGCTCTTTCGTTCGGGATGAAAAACGCCGGGTTCAGAGTGAGCAAGTACCTGCCCTACGGGCCCGTCGATCAGATCATTCCGTATCTGCTCCGACGGGCAGAGGAAAACAGGGGAATCCTCTCTGCATCCTCCTTCGATCGGTCGCTTATGAG AAATGAACTTATCCGCAGACTAAAGTCGCCCAAGGAGCACTGA
- the LOC121767870 gene encoding uncharacterized protein LOC121767870, which translates to MYVTRPRSVYHHFPGALSLQPQADVAYSGHLVVTDEESEAMDSFCCGIWRNHKINRLPFPSDRVLQVVHSSLQEEVGVIKAWFVPVLDQPLSSNCYYVIKAKGRRKGPTHVREREMSGCAAVGVLVWSRKQGLLIIGIGSSSWRLGHFMVVVFVLDQWNGMVTLQVSSAKVGGKSTRRLRADGRLHWGSLTGTSH; encoded by the exons ATGTATGTAACTAGACCGCGGTCAGTCTATCACCACTTCCCGGGAGCTCTTTCGCTGCAGCCACAGGCGGATGTTGCGTATTCGGGCCACCTCGTTGTGACAGATGAGGAATCAGAGGCGATGGACTCCTTCTGCTGTGGGATTTGGAGGAATCACAAAATCAATAGGCTGCCTTTCCCTTCAGACAGAGTGTTGCAGGTGGTGCACTCTTCGTTGCAGGAAGAGGTCGGCGTGATCAAGGCTTGGTTCGTACCTGTTCTCGATCAGCCTCTCTCGTCCAACTGCTACTATGTCATCAAAGCTAAGGGAAGGCGAAAAGG GCCTACACATGTTCGAGAGAGGGAGATGTCGGGATGTGCAGCTGTAGGCGTCCTCGTGTGGAGTCGAAAACAAGGCCTTTTGATCATAGGGATAGGTAGCAGCAGTTGGAGATTAGGCCATTTCATGGTGGTGGTTTTTGTGCTAGATCAGTGGAATGGGATGGTCACCCTCCAAGTTTCCTCAGCAAAGGTGGGTGGGAAGTCTACAAGGCGCCTTCGTGCAGACGGACGCCTCCATTGGGGTTCCCTGACAGGGACCTCCCACTGA
- the LOC121768719 gene encoding uncharacterized protein LOC121768719, protein MVKDEEMRAAEQMKKCMVYEVSLKQWWEQIHSVEKEGGGKDAVVVDARVRRLVCRALGMEAEKGGCGGLSLSLYEKMRWVQETRGWFDGEREVRVKGNKEVGSESSWTRLGCYVLLESFVFRRMDGSLLINFNFRNTDKIVCKWESVLASKFDQFQPSTNFLYQECMYLYPMKIFQRCPLLYFNIRN, encoded by the coding sequence ATGGTGAAGGACGAGGAGATGAGGGCGGCCGAGCAGATGAAAAAGTGTATGGTGTATGAGGTGAGCCTGAAGCAGTGGTGGGAGCAGATACATTCTGTGGAGAAAGAAGGTGGTGGGAAGGATGCTGTGGTTGTGGATGCGAGGGTGAGGAGGCTGGTCTGCCGGGCTCTTGGGATGGAGGCGGAGAAGGGTGGGTGtggggggttgagtttgagtttgTATGAGAAGATGAGGTGGGTGCAAGAGACAAGAGGGTGGTTTGATGGGGAGAGAGAGGTGAGGGTGAAGGGGAATAAGGAAGTTGGGAGTGAGAGTAGTTGGACTAGGCTTGGTTGCTATGTGTTGTTGGAGAGCTTTGTGTTTAGGAGAATGGATGGGAGTTTGTTgatcaatttcaattttagaaaCACAGATAAGATTGTGTGCAAATGGGAGAGTGTCCTTGCTTCAAAATTTGATCAATTCCAACCgtctactaactttttatatCAAGAATGTATGTATTTGTACCCAATGAAAATTTTCCAAAGATGCCCACTTCTATATTTCAATATTCGAAATTGA
- the LOC121768873 gene encoding tryptophan synthase beta chain 2-like, translated as MAESCFLSSSLKPRLLLKGDEQWRSCFYPNIRPSYMRLSSNFRVQASIANSRAIEIPNQWYNLIADLPVKPPPYLNPKTFEPVKPEDLSPLFPDELIKQEVSNERFIDIPEEVIDVYGLWRPTPLIRAKRLEKLLNTPARIYYKYEGASPAGSHKPNTAVPQVWYNAKEGVKNVVTETGAGQWGSSLAFACSLFGLNCEVWQVRASYDQKPYRKLMMQTWGAKVHPSPSSLTEAGRRLLEKDPTSPGSLGIAISEAVEVAAGDPDTKYCLGSVLNHVLMHQTVIGEECIKQMEAIGESPDVIIGCTGGGSNFGGLAFPFIREKMSGAMNPIIRAVEPTACPSLTKGVFAYDYGDTAGMTPLMKMHTLGHDFIPDPIHAGGLRYHGMAPLISHVHELGYMETLAIAQNECFEGAIKFARTEGLIPAPEPAHAIAATIREALRCRETGESKVLLMAMCGHGHFDLPAYDKYLNGGLVDLSFSQDKIDLSLANIPQRN; from the exons ATGGCGGAATCTTGTTTCCTTTCATCCTCTCTCAAACCACGACTTCTCCTCAAAG GAGATGAACAATGGCGGAGCTGTTTTTACCCAAATATAAGGCCATCCTATATGAGGCTTTCATCCAATTTCAGAGTACAAGCATCCATTGCTAATTCTAGGGCGATTGAAATCCCTAATCAATGGTACAACCTAATTGCTGATCTCCCAGTGAAACCGCCGCCCTATTTGAATCCCAAAACGTTTGAACCGGTTAAACCAGAGGATTTATCACCTTTATTCCCCGATGAATTGATCAAGCAAGAGGTCAGCAACGAAAGGTTCATCGATATCCCGGAAGAGGTCATCGATGTTTATGGCCTTTGGCGGCCGACACCTCTGATCCG AGCCAAGAGGCTGGAGAAGCTGCTCAATACGCCTGCACGTATATACTACAAGTATGAAGGTGCTAGCCCTGCTGGCTCCCATAAGCCTAACACGGCTGTACCACAGGTCTGGTATAACGCGAAGGAAGGTGTTAAGAACGTTGTCACTGAAACGGGCGCTGGCCAATGGGGGAGCTCTCTGGCCTTCGCGTGCAGCTTGTTTGGTCTTAACTGTGAA GTGTGGCAGGTACGCGCATCCTATGATCAGAAGCCCTATCGTAAGCTGATGATGCAGACGTGGGGGGCGAAGGTGCACCCCTCGCCTTCTAGTCTCACTGAGGCTGGTCGGAGGTTGCTTGAGAAGGACCCCACGAGCCCGGGAAGTTTAGGGATTGCTATCTCTGAAGCTGTTGAGGTTGCAGCAGGGGATCCCGACACGAAGTATTGCTTAGGTAGTGTGCTCAACCATGTTCTGATGCATCAAACTGTCATCGGTGAGGAATGCATAAAACAGATGGAGGCCATAGGAGAGTCTCCTGATGTGATCATTGGATGCACTGGTGGCGGTTCTAATTTTGGGGGGCTTGCTTTCCCGTTCATCCGGGAGAAGATGAGTGGCGCGATGAACCCAATCATCCGAGCAGTGGAGCCAACTGCGTGCCCCTCGCTGACCAAGGGCGTGTTTGCTTATGACTACGGTGACACAGCAGGGATGACTCCGTTGATGAAGATGCACACCCTCGGGCATGACTTCATACCCGACCCAATCCACGCTG GCGGTTTGAGGTACCACGGAATGGCTCCATTGATCTCACATGTACATGAATTAGGCTATATGGAAACACTTGCAATTGCTCAAAATGAATGCTTTGAAG GGGCGATAAAGTTTGCAAGGACAGAGGGGTTGATACCGGCGCCTGAGCCAGCACACGCCATCGCTGCCACCATACGAGAAGCTCTTCGTTGCAGGGAGACGGGGGAATCGAAGGTGCTTCTCATGGCAATGTGTGGACATGGCCATTTTGATTTGCCAGCTTATGACAAGTATTTGAATGGAGGGCTTGTAGATTTGTCTTTCTCTCAAGATAAGATTGATTTATCACTTGCTAATATTCCTCAGAGAAACTAG
- the LOC121766347 gene encoding protein FLX-like 2 isoform X1 produces MASKGRVPPPHHHRPLPGPGAGHPDPYASAVRPPVGGFPHFEMLPPHELMAHKLSAQHVEIAKLATENQRLAATHGTLRQDLATAKHELQLIHAHINDVKSEKEQQTRGITDTISKMESELKAAESVKKELQQARTEAQSLVSGRQELVSKIQQLNHELHMAHSEAQQIPPLVAELDGMRQEYQHCRGTYDYEKKLYNDHLESLQVMEKNYIAMSREVEKLRAELSTSTNYDHRTGGPYGGSAGYIGNVPPGNYASAHAYGVQQQGHGSHLGGGAGLGPAVPAGTEGNSQPAPYGLGNAQDASRGPFYPAFRGTSYDPQRVQPGASYGAQLGPTGTGYGAQLGPTGTGYDAQRGLAPSAHNTPRVPGYEAPRGHRSETQEGQGAPAYGIQRSSGDEAQRAANYEAQKGTSYDASSRGTAGHQGQVPMNNQPYQPTPNSIAGTGYEVPSHGVNPAHR; encoded by the exons ATGGCAAGTAAAGGTCGAGTCCCTCCTCCCCACCATCACCGTCCTCTCCCTGGCCCTGGTGCCGGGCATCCTGATCCATATGCTTCTGCAGTTCGTCCACCTGTTGGTGGTTTTCCTCACTTTGAAATGTTACCTCCTCATGAACTAATGGCACATAAGCTTTCTGCACAGCATGTTGAGATAGCAAAACTTGCAACAGAAAATCAGAGGCTTGCTGCTACCCATGGTACTCTAAGACAAGATCTTGCTACTGCCAAGCATGAGTTGCAATTAATACATGCACACATTAATGATGTAAAGTCTGAAAAAGAGCAACAGACTAGAGGAATTACTGATACAATATCAAAGATGGAGTCTGAACTTAAAGCTGCAGAATCCGTCAAAAAGGAGTTGCAGCAAGCACGAACTGAGGCACAATCCTTGGTTTCTGGAAGACAGGAACTGGTTTCAAAGATACAGCAGTTGAATCACGAGCTTCATATGGCTCACTCTGAGGCACAACAAATCCCTCCTCTAGTTGCTGAACTTGATGGGATGAGACAGGAGTACCAGCATTGCAG GGGGACTTATGACTATGAGAAGAAGTTATACAATGACCACCTTGAATCACTTCAGGTAATGGAAAAAAACTACATCGCAATGTCGAGAGAAGTGGAGAAGCTCAGGGCTGAGCTGAGTACTTCTACAAATTATGACCACCGAACTG GAGGGCCTTATGGTGGTTCCGCTGGATATATTGGAAATGTTCCTCCAGGGAACTATGCTTCTGCTCATGCCTATGGTGTACAG CAGCAGGGTCATGGTTCTCATCTGGGAGGGGGTGCTGGGCTTGGACCTGCTGTGCCAGCTGGTACTGAGGGTAATTCTCAGCCTGCTCCCTATGGTTTGGGTAATGCTCAAGATGCGTCCAGAGGCCCTTTTTACCCTGCGTTTAGGGGAACTAGTTATGATCCCCAGAGGGTACAACCTGGAGCTAGTTATGGTGCCCAACTGGGACCTACTGGAACAGGTTATGGTGCCCAACTGGGACCTACTGGAACAGGCTACGATGCCCAAAGGGGATTGGCTCCATCTGCACACAATACCCCTAGGGTACCGGGATATGAAGCTCCTAGAGGTCATAGATCTGAAACTCAGGAGGGACAAGGTGCCCCTGCATATGGTATCCAAAGAAGCTCAGGAGATGAAGCTCAAAGGGCAGCTAATTACGAGGCACAAAAGGGCACCAGCTATGATGCATCATCCAGAGGTACTGCAGGCCATCAAGGACAGGTTCCCATGAATAACCAACCTTACCAGCCAACAC
- the LOC121766347 gene encoding protein FLX-like 2 isoform X2 gives MASKGRVPPPHHHRPLPGPGAGHPDPYASAVRPPVGGFPHFEMLPPHELMAHKLSAQHVEIAKLATENQRLAATHGTLRQDLATAKHELQLIHAHINDVKSEKEQQTRGITDTISKMESELKAAESVKKELQQARTEAQSLVSGRQELVSKIQQLNHELHMAHSEAQQIPPLVAELDGMRQEYQHCRGTYDYEKKLYNDHLESLQVMEKNYIAMSREVEKLRAELSTSTNYDHRTGGPYGGSAGYIGNVPPGNYASAHAYGVQQGHGSHLGGGAGLGPAVPAGTEGNSQPAPYGLGNAQDASRGPFYPAFRGTSYDPQRVQPGASYGAQLGPTGTGYGAQLGPTGTGYDAQRGLAPSAHNTPRVPGYEAPRGHRSETQEGQGAPAYGIQRSSGDEAQRAANYEAQKGTSYDASSRGTAGHQGQVPMNNQPYQPTPNSIAGTGYEVPSHGVNPAHR, from the exons ATGGCAAGTAAAGGTCGAGTCCCTCCTCCCCACCATCACCGTCCTCTCCCTGGCCCTGGTGCCGGGCATCCTGATCCATATGCTTCTGCAGTTCGTCCACCTGTTGGTGGTTTTCCTCACTTTGAAATGTTACCTCCTCATGAACTAATGGCACATAAGCTTTCTGCACAGCATGTTGAGATAGCAAAACTTGCAACAGAAAATCAGAGGCTTGCTGCTACCCATGGTACTCTAAGACAAGATCTTGCTACTGCCAAGCATGAGTTGCAATTAATACATGCACACATTAATGATGTAAAGTCTGAAAAAGAGCAACAGACTAGAGGAATTACTGATACAATATCAAAGATGGAGTCTGAACTTAAAGCTGCAGAATCCGTCAAAAAGGAGTTGCAGCAAGCACGAACTGAGGCACAATCCTTGGTTTCTGGAAGACAGGAACTGGTTTCAAAGATACAGCAGTTGAATCACGAGCTTCATATGGCTCACTCTGAGGCACAACAAATCCCTCCTCTAGTTGCTGAACTTGATGGGATGAGACAGGAGTACCAGCATTGCAG GGGGACTTATGACTATGAGAAGAAGTTATACAATGACCACCTTGAATCACTTCAGGTAATGGAAAAAAACTACATCGCAATGTCGAGAGAAGTGGAGAAGCTCAGGGCTGAGCTGAGTACTTCTACAAATTATGACCACCGAACTG GAGGGCCTTATGGTGGTTCCGCTGGATATATTGGAAATGTTCCTCCAGGGAACTATGCTTCTGCTCATGCCTATGGTGTACAG CAGGGTCATGGTTCTCATCTGGGAGGGGGTGCTGGGCTTGGACCTGCTGTGCCAGCTGGTACTGAGGGTAATTCTCAGCCTGCTCCCTATGGTTTGGGTAATGCTCAAGATGCGTCCAGAGGCCCTTTTTACCCTGCGTTTAGGGGAACTAGTTATGATCCCCAGAGGGTACAACCTGGAGCTAGTTATGGTGCCCAACTGGGACCTACTGGAACAGGTTATGGTGCCCAACTGGGACCTACTGGAACAGGCTACGATGCCCAAAGGGGATTGGCTCCATCTGCACACAATACCCCTAGGGTACCGGGATATGAAGCTCCTAGAGGTCATAGATCTGAAACTCAGGAGGGACAAGGTGCCCCTGCATATGGTATCCAAAGAAGCTCAGGAGATGAAGCTCAAAGGGCAGCTAATTACGAGGCACAAAAGGGCACCAGCTATGATGCATCATCCAGAGGTACTGCAGGCCATCAAGGACAGGTTCCCATGAATAACCAACCTTACCAGCCAACAC